CTGCAGCGATCAGAACTGCCGGTTTACCTGATTAATCTTGATTTGATTGAAAATCCGGAAAAATCCGGCGGCCGATCCCTTAAACTTCCACAGCCTTGCAATGAAGCTGTAAAACATGTTCTGTATGCCACTGATTTCTCAGATAGCGCATATAGAACTTATAAAGTCCTCAGAGATATGGAGGGCGCCGGAATTGTGGATAGAATTTCGATGATCCATGTACAGGGACATCATGCTATTGCGATTAAAGACCCGGTAAGCCGCGACCGGTTAACAGAGCAAAATCGTGAACAGCTCGATCGTATCCGCAATAAACTATCGGACCGGACGAGAGAAGAAACTGAACTGATTATAACATATGGCACCCCTGCAAAAGAGATTGTTAATACAGCCAAAGAAAGAAATGCTACCATGATTATGATGGGAAGTCAGGGTGAGGGATATGTAAAAGACTTATTCCTGGGAAGTGTCAGCAGTAAAGTCACCCGGCTTAGTGATATTCCGGTCTTACTGATTCCTGCAGAACGAGTAGATGAAGAATCCTGATCTATAGTTTTTCGGTTATCGCTGGAGTTCGCCTTCACTTTATCACATGCTGTATAACTTCACACTGATGCGATTCGGATTATCCCATTTCCTATGAATTTCCAACCGCTCAAAGATATCCTTGTTGTTAGCGTAGAACAGGCCGCCTCTGCTCCGCTTGCCAGCTGCAGATTAGCAGATGCCGGCGCACGCGTGATTAAAATTGAGCGGGATACCGGTGATTTTGCCCGACAATATGATGAAGCAGTAAAAGGGCTGAGCACCTATTTCGTTTGGCTGAACCGGGGAAAAGAGTCCATAAGGCTGGATTTAAAATCAGATGAAGGGAAAGACCTTTTTCTCAGGATTGTTGACAAAGCGGATGTGTTTATTCAAAATCTTGCTCCCGGAGCAATGAATCGCCTGAAACTGAATAGCGAAAGGCTCAGGAAGCGAAATGAAACGCTGATCACCTGCGACATCAGCGGTTACGGCGAGGAGGGTGAATACTCTCAGATGAAAGCGTACGATAACCTTGTGCAGGCGGAGTCAGGGCTAATCGATGTGACAGGGAGTGGTGATACCCGTGCAAAAGTTGGGATTTCCATTGCCGATATCAGCACAGGCATGCACGCTTATTCCGCAATTCTTGAAGCGCTCATTCAACGAGGGAAAACCGGTGAGGGAGTCTCCATCAAACTTTCCATGTTCGATTCAATGGCCGACTGGATGATGGTGCCGTGGCTGCATCAGGAATACGGAGGAGCAGCTCCAGAGCGCACCGGTGTTCATCACGCCTCTATCTCACCCTATGGATCGTTCAAAACGCGCGACGAGAAAGAGATCATGATCGGCATCCAGAATGAAAGAGAGTGGAAAAGGTTTTGTAAAGAGATACTCAACGGCGCGATCGCTGAAGATGATGATCGATTCAACCGGAACTCGAAAAGAGTAAAACACAGGAAGTTATTGAACCAAATTATTCAAAAAACGTTTATCAAACAGAGTCTTGATGAACTCGTTGAAAAGCTGGATGAAGCAAAAATTGCCTATTCAAGACTCCGGACCATTCATGAGTTTTCAAAACATCCGCAGCTTCGGTTAGCGGATCTTGAAACCGAAAATGGTACCATTCGGATAGCTGACCGGCCGGCCCGGTTTAAAGGTTTTGAATCTGATTTTAAGCCCGTTCCAAAACTGGGTGAGCACGATTATAAAATAAAAAAGGAGTTTACCTGATATGGACTACAACGAATGGATCGGAAAATCGATGACCCGCCAGGATTCACTGGCACCTGAACAGCTTCGCCGGTTTGAAGCGATGCTGAATCGGCGCCCTGATAGTATTGATGAAGGTTCTGAGCTAAGTATGTGCGCGCACTGGGCTTATTTTACACCGGTTCACACGCGGTCTGATCTCACCGTGCAGGGATATCCGCGTGAAAACACATTTCTGCCGCCTCTTGAGTTATCAAGCCGTCTCTGGACCGGCGGTAAACTCACATTCAAATCGCCCCTCACAATCGGAACTCCCGCCAAACAGTACTCCACAATTGTGGCACTGGAAGAGGCTGCGAAAGAAGGCCAGAATCGTGTAAAGATGACGCTTCAGCATCAGATTAGCACCAGGGGATCTGTTGCGATACAGGAAGATCAGAAATTCATCTACAGAAACCCCTCAGAAAAAGGAGCACATCCCACCCGGAACCGGGCCATGGATTTGGATCCCGACTGGGAGAAATCAACCAAACCGGACTCCATTCTTCTCTTCCGGTTTTCAGCTCTCACATTCAACGCCCACCGTATCCATTTTGACCAGGATTATGCGCGTGATGTTGAGGGATATCCCAATGTAATGGTTCATGGACAGCTGCTTCTTTTACTGGCACTCGAAGCCTTCCGCAGTCAGTTTGACGGAAAAGTTCTGGAAGAGGTGGAATACAATATCAGCGGGCCTGTCTACCTGGGCGAACAGATTTCGATTTCAGGAAAAAGCGTGGACAATCACCGGTCGGAGCTCAGAATATGCGGACATGAAAACAATATTGCGCTCAGTGCTTCGGTAAAATGGGGTTATAAATGGTAGACGTTTCGAGATAAAAGGCAGGGCTCAAGACAACCTGGCAGAGCACTGAGCGGAGCGAAGTTCCTGCCAGAGTTGGCGATTCAGGGTACCTCGGCGTTCGCCCAGACACCAATAACCTCAGCTTCTAGACCTTGAAACGCGGGTCAGCGACGCCGCGCTACATATTCCCTAAACTCTTTTAAAGATAACCCCCTCACCCGCCATTTCTTACCCTGTCGATGACTTCCATATTTCCGATGGTATCATCCAGTGAAATCAATTCCGGTTTGTCATCCAGAACGGATTCTGCAAATGAATCAGCCTGTAGCGAAAATTGATTGCACGGGGCAAACCGCTCTACTGTCTCTTCATCCCCGACAGACATTTGCAGGAGAGTCTCCTTATCAAAATCGTAGTTAAACGACCAATCGAGCTTTAACGCACCTTTGGTGCCGTAAATTTTCACGTATTGATCGTGCTGACTCTGTGTTGAACAGCTGAATACGGATGTTCCGGATCCAAAATTGAGCAATCCGGAGGTCAATCTGTCTGTCCCGAACTTCGGGTCTTCTTCTGAATATGCCGATACTTCATCCGGTTCACGTCCGTAAATCATTCTGGCTACCGAAATGCAGTAACACCCGACATCCATCAGGGCTCCGCCCCCCTGCTCCGGGTTGTTCCGATAGTTATCAGGATCATCATTATAGAAAGCAAAAAATGAGTGAACCGCTTTGATATCTCCCAGCCGGCCAGACTGAACAAGTTCTATTGTACGTTTCCATCTCGGGTGATGACGATACATGAACGCCTCCATCACCTTCAGATCAGGATATTTTTCTGACTCCTCTTTCAGTTTCCGGGCATCATCTGCGTTCATCCCAATCGGCTTTTCACAGAGTACATGTTTTCCCGCCTCCAGGGCTTTAATAGCCCATTTCACATGCAAATGATTCGGCAGCGGAATGTAGACGGCAGCGATATTTTCATCCTCAAGCAGTTCCTCATATGAACCGTACGATCTCTTAATTCCCAGTTCCCGGGCAACCTCACCGGCCCTATCCGCCTTTCTGGACGCGATCGCATCAACCACACACCGCTCTGATATTTGAATTGCCGGGATCACTTTTTCACGTCCGATTTTTGCAGTGCTAAGCACGCCGAATCTGAGCTTTTTCATCGTTTTAACCGATTGAAATTCAACATTTTAATGTATTAGATGATAACGCTTTGCCTGAATATATCAAGAGATAAACAGCGATAAATTTTGACCTAATCAGACGAATAACAGATCTGATTTCTGATATCTCCTTAAAGAGATTGGCATCAGGAATGTTCCGTGTGAAGCGAAGTCATGAAAGTCGAATCGAAAATCAAAAAGCGCGGTGCTGCCCGTTTTCTTCAGGGCCAATATAAAACAACAGTAACTTCTCGTTGTATTTCGTTTGATTTACCCCTAATTTTCAATTCTGTTAAAAACGGGACGTGGCTCAGTTAGGTAGAGCGCTCGGCTGGGGGTCGAGAGGTCGCAAGTTCAAATCTTGTCGTCCCGACTTAAAAAAAGCTCATCGAATGTTCGGTGGGCTTTTCTCATTTCTCCCCCGGACGAAATGCCTTACCATATTCCGGTTCAAACTCCATTCGCGGGCCTTCAATCAAATCAATACAGTAAGGAATTGCCCCCAAAACTCCATCCAGGCACTCGGCAATCGCTTTCGGCTTGCCCGGCAGATTGATAATCAGGCTGTTGCCTCGAATGCCGGCCGTCTGACGGGACAAAATTGCGGTGGGCACGTATTGGAGGGACACCTTCCGCATCGACTCGCCGAAACCGGGTAGCATCTTTTCGCACACCGATTCTGTGGCTTCAGGGGTTACATCCCGTTTGGCCGGACCGGTTCCGCCCGTTGTACAGATCAGCGAACAGCCGGATTCATCACACATGGAGATTATCGTTTTTTCGAGCATTTCCTGTTCATCAGGGATCACTTGCTCTACCCATTCAATCTTGTTTTGCAGTCTTTCGCTCCAGTATTTCTTAATCGCAGGGCCCGAGCGGTCTTCATACTCTCCCTTGCTTGCACGGTCTGATGAAGTTATTATGCCTATTCGGATTGTGTCCATTGTAATATTTATGTGGTAATTGAAGTTAACAGATAGAACGAAACGTGCTTGAACCAAGACGTTTACATTTCAACTCATATTTTCAGTTTGATGCCTCAATATTGAAAACAACTTTCTAAACTAAAAACCAGACTCTTATGGAAACCGTTAAGATTTCAGAAAATTTCGAGGTGAAACTACCTGACAAAATCAGAAAGGCGCTTAATCTGCAACCTGGACAAAAACTGAGAATTATTACCTATCAAGACCGAATAGAATTAATACCTGACATTGACACAAAAAAAACTCAGGGTATGTTGAAAAGGATCAACACAGATTTTGAAAGAGAAAATGATCGCGTATGAATGTATTAGATTCATCCGCGTGGCTCGCCTTTTTTGCAGATGAAAAAAACGCAGAAATTTTCAGACTGATTGTCTTGGACACAAAAAAATTATTCG
The window above is part of the Rhodohalobacter sp. SW132 genome. Proteins encoded here:
- the mog gene encoding molybdopterin adenylyltransferase; the encoded protein is MDTIRIGIITSSDRASKGEYEDRSGPAIKKYWSERLQNKIEWVEQVIPDEQEMLEKTIISMCDESGCSLICTTGGTGPAKRDVTPEATESVCEKMLPGFGESMRKVSLQYVPTAILSRQTAGIRGNSLIINLPGKPKAIAECLDGVLGAIPYCIDLIEGPRMEFEPEYGKAFRPGEK
- a CDS encoding AbrB/MazE/SpoVT family DNA-binding domain-containing protein — its product is METVKISENFEVKLPDKIRKALNLQPGQKLRIITYQDRIELIPDIDTKKTQGMLKRINTDFERENDRV
- a CDS encoding Gfo/Idh/MocA family protein codes for the protein MKKLRFGVLSTAKIGREKVIPAIQISERCVVDAIASRKADRAGEVARELGIKRSYGSYEELLEDENIAAVYIPLPNHLHVKWAIKALEAGKHVLCEKPIGMNADDARKLKEESEKYPDLKVMEAFMYRHHPRWKRTIELVQSGRLGDIKAVHSFFAFYNDDPDNYRNNPEQGGGALMDVGCYCISVARMIYGREPDEVSAYSEEDPKFGTDRLTSGLLNFGSGTSVFSCSTQSQHDQYVKIYGTKGALKLDWSFNYDFDKETLLQMSVGDEETVERFAPCNQFSLQADSFAESVLDDKPELISLDDTIGNMEVIDRVRNGG
- a CDS encoding CaiB/BaiF CoA-transferase family protein: MNFQPLKDILVVSVEQAASAPLASCRLADAGARVIKIERDTGDFARQYDEAVKGLSTYFVWLNRGKESIRLDLKSDEGKDLFLRIVDKADVFIQNLAPGAMNRLKLNSERLRKRNETLITCDISGYGEEGEYSQMKAYDNLVQAESGLIDVTGSGDTRAKVGISIADISTGMHAYSAILEALIQRGKTGEGVSIKLSMFDSMADWMMVPWLHQEYGGAAPERTGVHHASISPYGSFKTRDEKEIMIGIQNEREWKRFCKEILNGAIAEDDDRFNRNSKRVKHRKLLNQIIQKTFIKQSLDELVEKLDEAKIAYSRLRTIHEFSKHPQLRLADLETENGTIRIADRPARFKGFESDFKPVPKLGEHDYKIKKEFT
- a CDS encoding universal stress protein codes for the protein MISFFRHAAVALDLSEASDLIVECVSTFHNLGTKKITLVTVLPVPYEKEGTELDTSKEKNQLEEYQKTLEQAGFEVDIRIRSGLNYYPPTEILTAANEVNADFVVISNRGQSKVLELLSGSISTELLQRSELPVYLINLDLIENPEKSGGRSLKLPQPCNEAVKHVLYATDFSDSAYRTYKVLRDMEGAGIVDRISMIHVQGHHAIAIKDPVSRDRLTEQNREQLDRIRNKLSDRTREETELIITYGTPAKEIVNTAKERNATMIMMGSQGEGYVKDLFLGSVSSKVTRLSDIPVLLIPAERVDEES